In Candidatus Abyssobacteria bacterium SURF_5, the following proteins share a genomic window:
- a CDS encoding methyltransferase domain-containing protein has protein sequence MADSKKKIGTERIQNIVYGFKHSAILWAGIELSLFTKVSEGACTIQDIASACGLSPLNAERMVVACTALGLLEKKQGKYVNAADVEEYLVEGKPRYFGAWSLMGRADFSDWLNLCERLTSPQPPSVLGIYEKMGPEQHEMLTRAMFNVGLGAGHKLAKQFDFSNHKLVLDLGGGSGAYCVALCRRFPQLRAIVFDFPDVCRVTDELIADSGLSDRIKTNPGDFTRDRFLEGVDAIMLNGNLTQYGPDEVRVIARRAYQALPPGGVMHIIAENLNDDKTGPLIAATWSIHEALLGSKGRAHSDAEVTGYLEEAGFRDVAATEFVQNILQRVTGWK, from the coding sequence ATGGCGGATAGTAAGAAGAAAATCGGCACAGAGCGGATACAGAACATCGTATACGGATTCAAGCACTCGGCGATTTTGTGGGCAGGGATCGAGTTGAGTTTGTTCACGAAGGTTTCTGAAGGGGCTTGTACGATTCAGGACATCGCCTCGGCGTGCGGGTTGTCGCCGCTGAATGCAGAGCGGATGGTTGTAGCCTGCACGGCGCTCGGGCTGCTGGAGAAGAAACAGGGGAAATATGTAAATGCCGCCGACGTCGAGGAATATTTGGTCGAGGGGAAGCCGCGGTATTTCGGTGCGTGGTCGCTGATGGGAAGAGCCGACTTCAGCGATTGGCTCAACCTGTGCGAGCGTCTTACGAGCCCTCAGCCGCCGTCGGTTCTCGGGATATATGAAAAGATGGGGCCCGAGCAGCACGAGATGCTTACGCGCGCGATGTTCAACGTCGGATTGGGGGCGGGGCACAAGCTGGCGAAACAGTTTGACTTTTCCAACCATAAGCTTGTGCTCGATCTGGGCGGGGGGTCGGGCGCATATTGCGTGGCGTTGTGCCGCCGATTTCCGCAGTTGCGGGCGATCGTATTTGATTTCCCGGATGTTTGCCGGGTGACGGACGAACTGATCGCGGATTCGGGGCTTTCGGATCGGATAAAGACCAATCCAGGTGATTTCACCCGCGATAGATTTCTGGAGGGTGTGGATGCGATCATGCTGAACGGCAACCTGACCCAATATGGGCCGGACGAAGTGCGGGTGATCGCGCGGCGGGCATATCAGGCGCTTCCGCCGGGCGGGGTGATGCACATAATTGCCGAGAATTTAAACGACGACAAGACCGGTCCCCTGATTGCCGCCACCTGGTCGATACACGAGGCGCTGCTGGGCAGCAAAGGCCGCGCCCATAGTGATGCCGAGGTGACCGGATATCTTGAAGAGGCCGGCTTTAGAGACGTTGCTGCAACCGAATTCGTCCAAAATATTTTGCAGCGGGTTACGGGCTGGAAGTGA
- a CDS encoding thioredoxin domain-containing protein, translating into MSSATKGVSIVDKIQWLEWSPEAFEKARREDKLILLDIGAPWCHWCHVMDEEAYGNHDIRKLVEQLYVPVRVECDKRPDINERYNQGGWPTTVIMSHEGFVVHGATYLPSPALKELLKQAKNWYDQNRKRISEAAGVLATEAARVSPLAAPEPHQVKELTSEIIEDILKNSDPVHGGFGDSAKFPQAGPISLAFAQFFRTADERLLAFAEKTLQNMSAGLLDKEAGGLFRYSVSPEWNEPHYEKNLIVNAESLQNYLDAYRLTGKKEYAVTAENIIRFITEKLLNPDGGFSNSQDADIFDEHSLRIIMEGETYYSLPLSERQKYGEPVIDRTVYVNASARAISAILEAYHLLQNENLREIALKSLDYLMKNAFDKDSGALHYPSDGRKGTPAFLDDAVSLARANLDAYETTADHGYLESAKKLMEVARARFAAPDGGFYDATLDSDMPPATQIRHKPLHENMAAVETFGRLYNYTADSAYLMIAASTLISFEQNVRNLLEKDLGYMAAEYALAFQFASDRSTKVTIVGSAKEAKARKLLHEAKRLYRPAKIVQLLDPSKDIQLIKAMRYPVEDIPAAHVCTEKGCAPPIRDIDELAKLMIS; encoded by the coding sequence ATGTCCTCAGCAACGAAAGGAGTTTCTATCGTGGATAAGATACAGTGGCTGGAGTGGTCGCCCGAGGCCTTTGAGAAGGCGCGCAGGGAGGATAAACTCATCCTGCTTGATATCGGCGCCCCCTGGTGCCACTGGTGTCATGTCATGGACGAAGAAGCCTACGGAAATCATGACATCAGAAAGTTGGTTGAGCAACTGTACGTCCCGGTTCGGGTCGAGTGCGACAAACGGCCGGATATCAATGAACGCTACAACCAGGGAGGATGGCCTACAACAGTCATCATGTCGCATGAGGGATTTGTGGTGCATGGCGCCACCTACCTGCCGTCCCCCGCACTCAAGGAACTCCTCAAGCAGGCAAAAAACTGGTACGACCAGAACAGAAAGCGGATATCGGAAGCGGCCGGAGTTCTTGCGACAGAGGCCGCCCGTGTCTCCCCTCTGGCGGCTCCTGAGCCCCATCAAGTGAAAGAGCTTACCAGCGAAATCATCGAAGACATATTGAAAAATTCCGATCCTGTTCACGGCGGCTTCGGCGACAGCGCAAAGTTCCCGCAAGCCGGTCCGATTTCCCTGGCCTTTGCTCAGTTCTTCCGTACGGCTGACGAGCGTCTGCTGGCTTTTGCCGAGAAAACCCTGCAAAACATGAGCGCGGGACTCCTGGACAAGGAGGCCGGCGGATTGTTCCGCTATTCGGTGTCGCCTGAGTGGAATGAGCCTCACTACGAGAAAAACCTGATTGTAAACGCCGAAAGCCTTCAGAATTACCTCGATGCCTACCGCCTGACAGGCAAAAAAGAGTATGCGGTGACCGCGGAGAATATCATTCGGTTCATCACCGAAAAACTCCTGAATCCCGACGGAGGCTTCTCCAACAGCCAGGATGCCGACATCTTTGACGAGCACTCTCTCCGGATCATTATGGAGGGCGAAACATATTATTCACTGCCTCTTTCAGAACGGCAAAAATACGGCGAGCCGGTTATTGATCGAACGGTATATGTCAATGCGAGCGCTCGCGCGATTTCCGCTATCCTCGAAGCCTACCACCTTCTGCAAAACGAGAATCTCCGCGAAATAGCCCTCAAAAGCCTGGACTATCTCATGAAGAACGCGTTCGACAAAGACAGCGGCGCCCTCCATTACCCGAGCGATGGGAGAAAGGGTACGCCGGCATTTCTTGACGATGCCGTCAGTCTCGCTCGAGCCAATCTCGACGCTTATGAGACAACGGCGGATCATGGATACCTCGAAAGCGCAAAAAAGCTGATGGAGGTCGCCCGCGCCAGGTTCGCGGCGCCTGACGGCGGCTTCTACGATGCCACGCTTGACAGCGATATGCCGCCAGCCACTCAAATCCGGCACAAACCGCTTCACGAAAACATGGCCGCCGTCGAGACTTTCGGCCGCCTCTATAACTACACCGCAGATTCCGCATATCTCATGATTGCTGCCTCCACTCTTATAAGTTTTGAGCAAAATGTACGCAATTTGCTTGAAAAAGATCTCGGTTACATGGCAGCCGAATACGCTCTTGCCTTCCAGTTTGCAAGCGACAGATCAACAAAAGTAACCATCGTCGGCTCCGCCAAAGAGGCAAAGGCCCGCAAACTTCTTCATGAAGCAAAGCGCCTGTACCGGCCGGCGAAAATTGTGCAATTACTTGATCCATCTAAGGATATACAGCTTATCAAGGCAATGAGATATCCGGTCGAAGATATTCCTGCGGCACATGTCTGCACAGAAAAGGGATGCGCTCCTCCAATCAGAGACATCGACGAGCTGGCAAAATTGATGATATCCTGA
- a CDS encoding CarD family transcriptional regulator: MLSQLKKGDIVIHPAHGASEVVAIERKEFSGQKRKFLVLKPIMFDMTVYIPEENADHAGLRRPVKRQHFGEVLKVLKQKESKSSDNWQRRFRAYNRKIQSGDLCQVAEVVRNLDRKNRTKGLSTTENILLERAFTILASEYVCVKNVEKEAAYAFFTRALSL, from the coding sequence ATGCTGTCTCAACTCAAGAAGGGCGACATCGTCATTCATCCTGCCCACGGCGCTTCCGAAGTTGTCGCTATTGAGAGAAAAGAGTTCTCAGGCCAAAAGCGGAAGTTCCTCGTCCTGAAGCCGATAATGTTCGACATGACCGTCTATATCCCTGAGGAAAACGCGGATCATGCCGGACTGAGGCGGCCGGTTAAGCGCCAGCACTTCGGCGAAGTTTTGAAAGTGCTCAAGCAAAAGGAGTCCAAAAGCTCCGACAACTGGCAGCGACGGTTCAGGGCCTACAACCGCAAGATTCAGAGCGGCGATTTGTGCCAGGTGGCTGAGGTTGTCCGCAATCTGGATCGAAAGAACCGGACGAAAGGCCTCTCGACAACTGAAAACATATTGCTGGAACGGGCGTTCACTATCCTGGCCAGCGAATATGTCTGCGTGAAAAACGTGGAAAAGGAAGCTGCCTACGCTTTCTTTACGAGGGCTCTAAGCCTGTAA
- a CDS encoding RluA family pseudouridine synthase encodes MSEQEQVLYVMAEDAGMRLDQYLPSCLSHLSRARAQDLILSGCVLVNKHPAKPSHKVREGEIITVSIKPPEPPAVQAERIPLDIVFEDAHLIIVNKPAGMIVHPAAGAKSGTLVNALMAHSPFLSRAGGADRPGIIHRLDKNTSGLLIVAKTDAAHRLLAKQIGAREIKRQYRALVYGEFSESSGTIDAPIGRSPSDRKRMAVTGTASRHALTHFAVIENFTALSHLRIILATGRTHQIRVHMAYIGHPVVGDAAYGTRPKRFLEQMEPNVIDAITNLRQHMLHAETLGFQHPVTGESLEFTAPLPDEFSRLLKLLKASH; translated from the coding sequence ATGTCTGAACAAGAACAAGTTCTATATGTTATGGCCGAAGATGCGGGCATGCGCCTGGATCAGTATCTGCCCTCCTGCCTCTCGCACCTCTCCCGCGCTCGCGCACAAGATCTGATTCTATCAGGCTGCGTCTTGGTCAATAAGCACCCGGCCAAACCCAGCCATAAAGTGCGGGAAGGGGAGATCATCACCGTTTCCATTAAACCCCCCGAACCGCCGGCGGTGCAGGCGGAGCGCATTCCACTTGACATCGTTTTCGAGGACGCGCACCTCATCATCGTGAACAAACCGGCTGGAATGATCGTGCATCCTGCCGCCGGAGCAAAATCTGGCACGTTAGTAAATGCACTTATGGCCCATTCGCCCTTTCTCTCGCGAGCCGGCGGCGCCGATCGGCCCGGCATCATTCACCGGCTCGACAAAAACACATCCGGCCTTCTCATCGTGGCTAAGACCGACGCCGCACATCGACTCCTTGCCAAGCAGATCGGCGCGCGCGAAATCAAGCGGCAGTACCGCGCGCTCGTTTATGGAGAGTTCTCCGAATCGAGCGGAACCATCGACGCCCCCATCGGACGCAGCCCATCCGATCGAAAGAGAATGGCCGTTACCGGCACGGCGAGCCGGCATGCCCTGACTCATTTTGCCGTCATCGAAAATTTCACCGCTCTCTCACATCTGCGGATTATACTCGCCACCGGAAGAACTCACCAGATTCGCGTTCATATGGCCTACATCGGCCATCCGGTCGTCGGAGACGCGGCCTATGGAACAAGGCCCAAGCGATTTCTTGAACAAATGGAACCCAACGTGATTGACGCAATCACGAATCTACGCCAGCACATGCTTCATGCGGAAACGCTAGGCTTTCAACACCCGGTTACCGGTGAATCTTTGGAGTTCACCGCCCCGCTCCCGGACGAGTTTAGCCGCCTTCTTAAGCTCCTCAAAGCCAGTCATTGA
- a CDS encoding type II secretion system F family protein, producing MTSTKDAPVSKKTQLFAGSGRIKLKSLANFSKQAAISIRAGLTLTRALPLLARESKDRRLKNAINGVQADIMQGSTLREALQRRASMFPPMFIEMVGAGERSGHLEEVFSRLASYFDMRLKLRRAVVRASIYPAIQLTMAYAVLCLILILFSSSRWATAMTIATYTVASAVCLGAAYYFFARTRLGRAVWDRVLLSLPLLRSITLKLCMARFSRSLAMQIESAIPMTEAIERAALVTGNGAVAASLSRISLPVRQGASLAEAIQSSRLVTPMVREVLTIGEETGSFTESLERVAGIYEEDSMVFLESIPKFIAPIVAIIVGIVVVYLYYQVYFVHYLKPLLESVGI from the coding sequence ATGACTTCCACAAAAGACGCACCCGTCTCCAAAAAAACTCAACTTTTTGCGGGATCGGGACGGATCAAACTGAAATCGCTCGCCAATTTCTCGAAACAGGCAGCGATTTCCATCCGGGCCGGACTTACTTTGACCCGCGCGCTCCCGCTCCTTGCAAGGGAATCAAAGGACAGGCGCCTGAAAAACGCGATAAACGGAGTGCAGGCCGACATCATGCAGGGCTCAACCCTCCGTGAAGCGCTCCAGAGGCGGGCGTCCATGTTCCCCCCGATGTTCATTGAAATGGTCGGGGCCGGCGAGCGGTCGGGTCATCTGGAAGAGGTTTTCTCGCGCCTGGCAAGCTACTTTGACATGCGACTAAAACTCAGAAGAGCGGTCGTGCGAGCTTCGATTTATCCGGCAATACAACTAACAATGGCTTATGCCGTCCTTTGCCTGATACTGATCTTGTTCAGCTCCAGCAGGTGGGCAACCGCCATGACGATTGCCACATATACAGTTGCCAGCGCGGTTTGTCTCGGGGCCGCCTACTACTTCTTCGCGCGCACCCGCTTAGGTCGTGCCGTCTGGGACAGAGTGCTTCTTTCCCTGCCGCTGCTGCGTTCAATTACCCTCAAGCTGTGCATGGCCCGCTTCTCTCGCTCGCTCGCGATGCAGATCGAGAGCGCGATTCCAATGACCGAGGCGATCGAGCGAGCGGCGCTGGTGACCGGTAACGGCGCGGTCGCGGCCAGCCTGAGCAGGATTTCACTTCCGGTGCGGCAAGGGGCAAGCCTGGCGGAGGCCATCCAGTCATCACGCCTCGTCACCCCGATGGTCCGCGAGGTACTGACGATAGGGGAGGAGACCGGCAGCTTTACCGAATCGCTCGAACGAGTTGCCGGTATCTATGAGGAAGATTCGATGGTCTTCCTCGAATCGATCCCGAAATTCATTGCGCCCATCGTCGCCATCATCGTCGGAATCGTTGTCGTCTATCTCTACTATCAGGTTTACTTCGTCCACTACCTCAAACCGCTGCTCGAATCCGTGGGGATCTAA
- the mscL gene encoding large conductance mechanosensitive channel protein MscL: protein MMKEFREFAVRGNVVDMAVGIIIGGAFGSIVKSIVSDMIMPPIGLLMGGVDFSNFFVALKDGQTSGPYLTLADAQAAGAVTINYGLFINSIISFLIVAFAVFLLVKGINNLKRQEAAAPAQPTTKECPFCFSAISLKATRCPNCTSELRG from the coding sequence ATGATGAAGGAGTTCAGGGAATTTGCGGTGCGCGGAAACGTTGTCGATATGGCGGTCGGCATTATTATCGGCGGCGCATTCGGGTCGATTGTCAAAAGCATAGTTTCGGACATGATCATGCCGCCGATAGGGCTGCTCATGGGGGGAGTCGATTTCTCCAACTTTTTTGTTGCGCTGAAGGACGGGCAAACGAGCGGCCCCTATCTGACATTGGCAGACGCGCAGGCGGCGGGGGCGGTAACGATCAATTACGGCCTTTTTATCAACTCGATCATCAGCTTTCTGATTGTTGCATTCGCTGTTTTTCTTTTGGTCAAGGGCATCAACAATTTGAAACGCCAAGAAGCGGCTGCGCCCGCACAACCGACGACGAAAGAATGTCCGTTCTGCTTTTCTGCCATTTCGCTGAAAGCGACGCGTTGCCCGAACTGTACGTCGGAGCTTCGCGGATAA
- the leuD gene encoding 3-isopropylmalate dehydratase small subunit — protein MAIKNLSRGKAWKYGDNIDTDAIIPARYLTSSDPKFLAEHCMEDADTEFVKKAQEGDFIVAGQNFGCGSSREHAPIAIKAAGISCVIAKSFARIFYRNAFNMGLPILECPEAVDGISNGDEIEVDLGSGLIRNRKSGKEFHAQPIPPFMRELIDAGGLINYAKRKVKKTSK, from the coding sequence ATGGCCATTAAGAATCTTTCGCGCGGCAAAGCCTGGAAGTACGGCGACAATATCGATACCGACGCCATTATCCCGGCGCGGTACCTGACATCAAGCGACCCAAAATTTCTTGCCGAACACTGCATGGAAGATGCCGATACCGAATTCGTCAAGAAGGCGCAAGAGGGGGACTTCATCGTTGCCGGACAGAATTTCGGCTGTGGGTCATCGCGTGAACATGCTCCGATCGCGATCAAGGCTGCCGGGATCTCGTGCGTAATCGCAAAAAGTTTCGCGCGCATCTTTTACCGGAACGCCTTCAACATGGGGCTGCCCATTCTCGAATGTCCCGAAGCGGTCGACGGCATCAGCAATGGCGACGAAATCGAGGTCGACTTGGGGAGCGGCCTTATCCGAAACAGAAAATCAGGAAAGGAATTCCACGCGCAGCCCATCCCTCCTTTCATGCGCGAACTGATCGACGCCGGCGGATTAATCAATTACGCAAAAAGAAAGGTGAAGAAAACATCAAAGTGA
- a CDS encoding 3-isopropylmalate dehydrogenase yields MYKIAVIAGDGTGPEVVAEGLKVLGAAAKKFGFQYETTAFSFGGENYLKTGETLPPGAVDELRRFNAIFLGAIGHPQVKPGILEQNILLNLRFSLDQYINLRPVKLFPGVQSILKGKGPEHIDFVVVRENTEGLYAGAGGFLRKGTPDEVAIQESINTRRGVERCIRYAFEFCRKRDKRKKLTLCGKTNVLTYAFDLWERTFKEVALEYPDIQTDYAHVDAICMWMVKNPEWFDVIVTDNMFGDIITDLGAMIQGGMGVAAGGNINPQGTSMFEPIGGSAPKYTGKGVINPIAAICACQMMLDFLGEPAAAKKIEEAVIHTITTKMKSLNAGEMGYSTSQIGDLVAEFVVK; encoded by the coding sequence ATGTACAAAATCGCTGTTATTGCCGGTGATGGCACCGGCCCGGAGGTTGTCGCCGAAGGACTCAAGGTCCTCGGTGCCGCCGCAAAGAAATTCGGGTTTCAGTACGAAACGACCGCCTTCAGTTTCGGCGGAGAAAACTATCTCAAAACCGGAGAGACGCTTCCGCCGGGCGCCGTAGACGAATTGCGCCGGTTCAACGCCATCTTCCTCGGCGCCATCGGACATCCGCAGGTCAAACCCGGAATCCTCGAGCAGAATATCCTGCTTAACCTCCGATTCTCGCTCGACCAGTACATCAACCTGCGCCCGGTCAAGCTGTTCCCGGGAGTCCAATCGATTCTCAAGGGGAAAGGACCCGAGCATATCGACTTCGTCGTCGTCCGGGAGAACACCGAAGGCTTGTACGCAGGCGCGGGCGGCTTTCTGCGAAAGGGGACACCGGATGAGGTGGCCATCCAGGAATCCATCAACACGCGGCGCGGCGTCGAACGCTGCATCCGCTACGCCTTCGAGTTCTGTCGCAAGCGCGACAAGAGAAAAAAGCTCACCCTGTGCGGAAAAACCAACGTGCTGACCTACGCGTTCGACCTGTGGGAACGCACCTTTAAAGAAGTGGCTCTCGAATATCCCGACATCCAGACCGATTACGCCCACGTCGATGCCATCTGCATGTGGATGGTCAAGAACCCGGAGTGGTTCGACGTGATTGTCACCGACAACATGTTCGGCGATATCATTACCGATCTCGGCGCCATGATCCAGGGCGGTATGGGCGTCGCCGCCGGCGGCAACATCAATCCGCAGGGGACCTCCATGTTCGAACCCATCGGCGGATCCGCCCCGAAATACACCGGCAAAGGCGTGATCAATCCTATTGCCGCCATCTGCGCCTGTCAGATGATGCTCGATTTTCTTGGCGAACCCGCTGCCGCCAAAAAGATTGAGGAGGCGGTCATCCATACGATCACGACCAAAATGAAAAGCCTGAACGCTGGCGAAATGGGATACTCCACCAGCCAAATCGGCGACTTGGTGGCCGAATTTGTGGTAAAATAG
- a CDS encoding aspartate-semialdehyde dehydrogenase — translation MSRGYKIAIVGATGAVGEEMRRIVEQRNFPVADLRLLASSRSVGKQLDFKGEKIKVEELTPAHLDGTEIILSSPGATVSKQYVPEAIKRGCVVVDNTSAFRMEPDVPLVVPEVNPHAIKRHKGVIANPNCSTIQMVVVLKPLHDAAKIKRVVVSTYQAVSGTGMKAIIELREQTKALMNGGKYPPKVYPHQIAFNVLPHIDVFLENGYTKEEIKMVNETKKIMEDDSIKVSATTVRVPVYRGHSESVNLEFAAEITPEQARKILAKAPGVTVVDDPSKALYPLAINCDGRDDTFVGRIRRDDTIPHGLNMWIVSDNLRKGAALNAVQIAEKLIGS, via the coding sequence ATGTCACGTGGATACAAAATCGCAATCGTGGGAGCAACCGGCGCGGTCGGCGAAGAAATGCGCCGCATCGTCGAACAAAGAAATTTTCCGGTGGCCGATTTGAGGCTGCTTGCCTCCAGTCGCTCCGTCGGTAAACAACTCGATTTCAAAGGCGAGAAGATCAAGGTCGAGGAACTCACCCCCGCCCATCTCGACGGAACCGAGATAATCCTCTCTTCGCCCGGCGCCACCGTGAGCAAGCAGTACGTGCCCGAGGCAATCAAGCGCGGTTGCGTCGTCGTCGATAACACCAGCGCTTTCCGCATGGAGCCCGACGTCCCGCTCGTTGTGCCCGAGGTCAACCCGCACGCCATCAAGCGGCACAAGGGCGTGATCGCAAACCCGAATTGCTCCACGATTCAAATGGTGGTCGTCCTGAAACCGCTGCACGACGCCGCCAAAATCAAGCGCGTCGTCGTTTCCACCTATCAGGCGGTTTCCGGCACCGGCATGAAAGCCATTATCGAGCTGCGCGAGCAAACCAAGGCGCTGATGAACGGCGGCAAATACCCGCCGAAAGTGTATCCTCACCAGATCGCGTTCAACGTGCTCCCGCACATCGACGTGTTCCTCGAAAACGGATATACCAAAGAAGAAATCAAAATGGTCAACGAGACCAAAAAGATCATGGAGGACGATTCCATAAAAGTTTCGGCCACAACCGTGCGCGTGCCCGTTTATCGCGGACATTCCGAATCGGTCAACCTCGAATTCGCCGCCGAGATAACACCCGAACAGGCGCGAAAAATACTTGCGAAGGCGCCCGGCGTGACAGTGGTCGACGACCCCTCAAAGGCGCTCTACCCGCTCGCCATCAACTGCGACGGCCGCGACGATACCTTCGTCGGGCGTATCCGCCGCGACGACACCATCCCGCACGGCCTCAACATGTGGATCGTCTCCGACAACCTGCGTAAAGGCGCCGCCCTTAACGCGGTCCAGATTGCAGAAAAGCTGATCGGCTCCTGA